The Tubulanus polymorphus chromosome 1, tnTubPoly1.2, whole genome shotgun sequence genome contains a region encoding:
- the LOC141915038 gene encoding spectrin beta chain-like isoform X12, translating into MTEIDTRWDGNAEDWEGGDNSSKLFERSRIKALADERETVQKKTFTKWVNSHLARVNCKINDLYVDLRDGRMLMRLLEILSGERLPKPTKGKMRIHCLENVEKSLDFLREMRVQMENMGCHDIVDGNSRLTLGLIWTIILRFQIQDITFEESDNSETKQAKDALLLWCQMKTAGYANVNVRNFTTSWKDGLAFNALIHKHRPDLIPYEKLTKVNPLYNLETSFSTAEDKLGLTQLLDPEDVNVEHPDEKSIITYVVTYYHYFSKMKAESVHSKRIGKVVGHAVENEHMMEEYESLTSDLLEWIQQTISTLNDRTFSNSLQGVQQQLAQFNSYRTVEKPPKFVEKGNLEVLLFTLQSKMRANNQKPYYPKEGKLISDINKAWERLEKAEHERELALREELIRQEKLEQLAARFDRKAGMRETWLSENQRLVAQDNFGYDLAAVEAATKKHEAIETDINAYEERVQAVIAVAEELKQENYHDFERIDARKENVLRLWTYLLELLRARRLRLELSLSLQKIFQEMLYILDWIDEIKSRLLSEDYGKHLMGVEDLLQKHSLLEADINVVGDRVKAVNGSAEKYVTGDLPEEAGDYRPCDTQIVTDRMSHLSAAYEELLQLAADRRSRLEDSRKMWQFYWDMADEEGWIKEKEQLMSSPDLGHDLTTVHLLINKHKGMEDELQARHSHLQGVIKVGEDLIEAGNFAADKIKIRIDEINQQWENLIELAAYRKKRLLEALDFYQFFADADDVDTWMLDTLRIVSSEDVGHDESSVQSLLKKHKDVTDQLENYRTVIDALREQASNLGEQDKDSQEVQGRLASIERRYNELLELAKLRKQRLLDALSLYRLYNDADTVEVWISEKEKLLATMVPGDDIEELEIIRHRFDGFEHEMQVNASKVENVNQIARQLLQVEHPNADDILARQQQLNDRWAHLQSIVEDKRKSLGTAYGIKTFHIEITETVTWIREKTKLVESTDELGNDLASVMVLQRKLSGMEKDLEAIEAKVDSLNAEADRLCDEKPEEAAAIREQVTRITEVWTELKDQLKERDEKLNESSELQKFLQNLDHFQAWLSRTQTAIASEDIPQDLVQAEQLLNEHQQIKEEIDGYAPEYEKMKDYGNKVTEGQSDAQYMFLSQRLQALDDGWNELHQMWDNQQNLLTQGMNLQVFLRDSIQCEVQLSKQENFLAKDDVPGSLEQAENMIKEHEAFITTMDANDEKVNGVLQFAQRLIDENHFSGDKIHTKAQNIEERRNGNRQRAYEHLERLKDSLMLQQFMQDCDDIEEWLQDKKIAAEDETYRDAKNIHSKYMRHQAFESEITANKDRLNKCEQDGDELVRQKPEWNERIEERLNQLKTQWDELEDTTKDKGARLFDANKHVLYEQNIDDIDGWMKELETQVIPEEASENLAGVNILIKKQENQEQEMVIKQQQVETLEAEQTCLLDLDPHKREEIEMRKKAIEERFQRINAPLIERRNQLEQKKRIHQFLRDIEDEKLWIDEKMQLATSTNYGNSLLSVHMLLKKNKSLQSEIMNHEPRIHSVCDDGRLMISDGHPLSEEFQQKIDELLELWDDLLKAVEARKERLQQSEVAQQFYYDASEAEAWMSEQELYMMGEDRAKDENGANNMMKKHQNLEKTIEDYAETIRQLSDNSRELIDQEHPESETIATRQAQVDKLYAGLKDLMQERRSRLDEVLKLYTMNREIEDLLQWIAEREVVAGSHELGQDFEHVTMLLDRFKEFARDTQNIGSERVAEANDLCDQLINAGHSDAATIAEWKDGLNEAWTDLLELIETRTQALQASWELHKFFHDCKDTLERIYEKQNTIPEDLGRDAKTVAALQRKHANFEHDLVTLGAQVQTVQEDASKLIAGYAGDKAREIREREAEVVNAWRNLQMMCEYRKNKLADTNDLFRFFNMVRDLRLWMKDIITQMNTQEKPRDVSGVELLMNNHQSLKAEVDAREENFAICVNLGKDLLARKHYRQEEVREKLIQLTTERCTMMDQWEDRWEYLQLILEVYQFARDAYIAECWLIAQEPYLQNTDLGETLAEVEKLIKKHEAFEKAAATQEERFAALERLTTFELKERQKRQEEEYRRQHPEIDHGVSPRELRLQKMIEEFLPPPEKEPEPEIVHEPERGAGEPLVNGESEEPSRAPVEGEPKISTSEPSKARPVEKAQVSPTQEAAKPKKRSKSPFGSWSRKGRPKSHEDAPSVIEPVSGSPGDVEFHHEGILVRKHEWESTTKKASSRHWDKLYSVLNQSEFSFYHNQKQAKADPSARFHHEPAIDLAGSSVAVATDYHKRPHVLRLKLNNGGEYLLQCKDDDEMNVWLTKINTCIGEDGGSPSRAQTLPAKTDSPTRGEPKRRSFFTLGKKK; encoded by the exons ATGACAGAGATAGATACTCGCTGGGATGGCAATGCTGAAGATTGGGAGGGAGGAGACAACTCCTCCAAGTTGTTTGAAAGGTCAAGAATTAAAGCCTTGGCAG ATGAACGTGAAACTGTACAAAAGAAAACTTTCACTAAATGGGTGAATTCGCATTTAGCTCGCGTGAACTGTAAAATCAACGATCTGTACGTGGATTTACGCGATGGTCGTATGTTGATGAGACTTTTAGAGATTCTCTCCGGAGAAAGACTG ccaAAACCGACTAAAGGAAAGATGAGAATTCACTGCTTAGAAAACGTAGAAAAGTCTCTTGATTTTCTACGTGAGATGAGAGTGCAAATGGAAAACATGGGATGTCACGATATCGTCGACGGAAACTCTCGATTGACCCTCGGTCTCATATGGACCATCATTCTGCGATTCCAA ATCCAAGACATTACATTCGAAGAAAGTGATAACTCGGAAACGAAACAAGCCAAGGATGCTTTGTTACTTTGGTGCCAGATGAAAACAGCTGGATACGCTAATGTCAATGTCAGAAATTTCACAACAAGTTGGAAAGATGGCCTTGCTTTCAACGCCCTTATCCATAAACACAG gcCTGACCTTATTCCATATGAAAAACTTACTAAAGTCAATCCTTTATATAACCTGGAAACTTCCTTTTCTACAGCTGAGGATAAATTGGGTCTTACACAACTTCTCGACCCTGAAG ATGTGAATGTTGAACATCCCGatgaaaaatcaatcattACCTACGTGGTAACTTACTACCACTACTTCTCTAAAATGAAGGCCGAATCTGTACATAGCAAGCGTATTGGAAAG GTTGTTGGTCACGCCGTAGAGAACGAGCACATGATGGAAGAATACGAGAGTCTAACGTCGGATCTGTTAGAATGGATTCAACAAACGATCTCTACTTTAAACGACCGAACATTCTCGAATTCCTTGCAAGGTGTACAGCAACAACTTGCGCAATTCAATTCCTATCGAACTGTCGAAAAACCACCCAA ATTCGTTGAGAAGGGCAACTTGGAAGTTTTGCTGTTTACTCTGCAGAGTAAAATGCGAGCAAACAATCAGAAACCATATTACCCTAAAGAAGGCAAGCTTATATCCGATATCAACAAGGCGTGGGAAAGACTGGAGAAAGCTGAACACGAACGCGAGCTGGCTCTCAGGGAAGAACTTATCAG ACAAGAAAAACTTGAACAACTGGCAGCTAGATTCGACCGTAAAGCCGGTATGCGTGAAACGTGGTTGAGTGAGAACCAGCGTCTCGTCGCTCAGGATAATTTCGGCTACGATTTAGCAGCCGTCGAAGCCGCAACGAAGAAACACGAAGCTATCGAAACGGATATCAACGCCTACGAGGAACGCGTGCAAGCGGTCATCGCCGTCGCCGAGGAACTGAAGCAAGAAAACTACCACGACTTTGAAAGAATTGACGCAAG GAAAGAGAATGTTCTACGTTTGTGGACGTACCTACTGGAATTACTGCGCGCTCGCCGACTCAGATTAGAGCTGTCCTTGTCTCTGCAGAAGATCTTCCAAGAGATGTTATACATCCTCGATTGGATTGATGAAATCAAG AGTCGTTTGTTATCGGAAGATTACGGTAAACATCTGATGGGTGTTGAAGACTTGTTGCAGAAACACAGTCTTCTCGAAGCCGATATCAACGTAGTCGGAGACCGAGTGAAGGCAGTGAATGGATCCGCTGAGAAATACGTTACCGGTGATCTACCTGAAGAAGCTGGAG ACTACCGACCGTGTGATACACAGATCGTCACTGATCGTATGTCACATCTGAGCGCTGCGTACGAGGAACTATTGCAACTAGCAGCCGACCGTCGCTCGCGTCTGGAGGATTCGCGTAAGATGTGGCAGTTCTACTGGGATATGGCCGATGAAGAGGGCTGGATCAAGGAGAAAGAACAGCTGATGTCATCGCCAGATCTCGGTCATGACCTCACAACAGTTCATCTTCTCATCAACAAGCATAAG GGTATGGAAGATGAACTCCAAGCTCGTCACAGTCATCTCCAGGGTGTGATAAAGGTCGGCGAAGATCTTATCGAAGCCGGTAACTTCGCCGCTGATAAGATCAAGATTCGGATCGACGAAATCAACCAACAATGGGAGAACCTGATCGAACTGGCCGCGTACAGAAAGAAACGTTTATTGGAAGCGCTCGATTTCTACCAG TTTTTCGCCGATGCTGATGATGTCGACACGTGGATGTTGGACACATTGCGTATCGTTTCGAGTGAGGATGTAGGACACGATGAATCCAGTGTTCAATCActattgaaaaaacacaag gATGTAACTGATCAATTGGAGAACTATCGTACCGTAATTGATGCATTGCGCGAACAGGCTAGTAACTTGGGAGAACAA GATAAAGATTCGCAAGAAGTTCAAGGTCGTCTCGCTAGTATCGAACGTCGCTATAACGAACTGCTTGAATTGGCTAAACTGCGTAAACAGCGATTGTTGGATGCTTTGTCTCTGTATAGATTGTACAATGACGCCGACACAGTTGAAGTGTGGATTTCTGAAAAG GAGAAATTACTGGCTACAATGGTTCCTGGTGACGATATtgaagaattagaaataattcgACATCGTTTTGATGGTTTCGAACACGAGATGCAAGTGAACGCTTCTAAAGTTGAAAACGTGAACCAAATAGCTCGTCAACTCCTGCAAGTTGAACATCCTAATGCCGATGATATCCTGGCCCGACAGCAACAACTCAACGACAG ATGGGCTCATCTGCAGTCAATCGTCGAGGACAAACGTAAGAGCCTAGGCACAGCATACGGCATCAAGACTTTCCATATCGAGATCACTGAAACAGTCACCTGGATTCGTGAGAAAACCAAACTGGTCGAATCGACCGATGAATTGGGTAATGATTTAGCCAGTGTTATGGTTCTACAACGTAAACTCAGCGGAATGGAGAAAGACTTGGAAGCTATCGAAGCGAAGGTCGATTCGTTGAATGCCGAAGCCGATCGTCTGTGTGACGAGAAACCGGAAGAGGCTGCGGCAATCAGGGAACAAGTTACACGCATTACCGAAGTGTGGACAGAATTGAAAGATCAG TTGAAAGAACGAGATGAGAAACTGAATGAATCGAGCGAATTACAGAAGTTCTTACAGAATCTTGATCACTTCCAAGCTTGGCTTTCACGTACCCAGACAGCGATCGCTTCTGAGGATATCCCACAAGACTTGGTACAAGCCGAACAGTTGTTGAATGAACATCAACAGATTAAAGAAGAGATCGATGGCTACGCGcctgaatatgaaaaaatgaaagattACGGAAACAAGGTCACCGAAGGACAAAGCGACGCTCAGTACATGTTCTTGAGCCAGAGATTACAGGCCCTGGACGATGGATGGAATGAGCTTCATCAGATGTGGGATAACCAACAAAATCTTCTCACTCAAGGCATGAACTTACAG GTGTTCTTACGCGATAGTATCCAATGCGAAGTACAGTTAAGCAAGCAAGAAAACTTCCTAGCTAAAGATGATGTACCT GGCTCTTTGGAGCAGGCGGAGAATATGATCAAGGAACATGAAGCGTTCATTACAACGATGGATGCTAATGATGAGAAAGTGAACGGCGTATTACAGTTTGCGCAGCGTCTGATCGATGAGAATCATTTCTCCGGTGATAAGATCCATACCAAGgcccaaaatattgaagaaag ACGAAATGGTAATAGACAGAGAGCTTATGAGCATTTAGAACGGCTCAAAGACTCGCTGATGTTGCAGCAATTCATGCAGGACTGTGATGAT ATCGAAGAATGGCTGCAAGATAAGAAAATAGCCGCAGAAGATGAAACTTACCGAGATGCCAAGAATATCCATAGTAAATACATGAGGCATCAAGCATTCGAATCCGAAATTACTGCTAATAAAGATCGTTTGAACAAGTGTGAACAG GACGGAGATGAACTGGTCCGTCAGAAACCTGAATGGAATGAACGCATCGAGGAACGCCTCAATCAGTTGAAAACACAATGGGACGAACTGGAAGATACGACCAAAGATAAAGGGGCGCGTCTGTTCGACGCTAATAAACATGTACTGTACGAACAGAATATTGATGATATCGACGGTTGGATGAAAGAACTCGAAACGCAGGTCATTCCAGAAGAAGCGAGCGAGAATTTGGCTGGTGTGAATATATTGATCAAGAAACAGGAG AATCAAGAACAAGAGATGGTCATCAAACAGCAACAGGTCGAAACATTAGAAGCGGAACAAACTTGTCTGTTAGATCTCGATCCGCATAAACGTGAAGAAATCGAGATGAGAAAGAAAGCTATTGAAGAAAG ATTCCAGAGAATAAATGCACCATTGATCGAACGTCGTAATCAACTGGAACAGAAGAAACGTATTCATCAATTCCTACGAGATATCGAGGACGAGAAACTGTGGATCGATGAGAAGATGCAGCTGGCGACGTCGACTAACTACGGAAATAGTTTACTCAGCGTTCACATGCTgttgaaaaagaataaaagcCTTCAATCGGAGATCATGAACCACGAGCCGAGAATTCATTCTGTGTGCGACGACGGACGTCTGATGATCAGCGACGGACATCCTCTCTCCGAGGAATTCCAACAGAAAATCGACGAATTGCTCGAATTGTGGGACGATTTACTGAAGGCGGTGGAAGCGCGAAAAGAAAGATTGCAGCAATCAGAGGTTGCTCAACag TTCTACTACGATGCTTCCGAGGCCGAAGCCTGGATGAGCGAACAGGAGCTTTACATGATGGGCGAAGATCGGGCTAAAGATGAGAACGGCGCCAATAATATGATGAAGAAACACCAGAACCTAGAGAAGACTATTGAAGATTACGCCGAGACTATTCGTCAACTTAGCGATAATAGTCGGGAACTGATTGACCAGGAACATCCCGAGAG CGAGACAATTGCTACTCGTCAAGCGCAAGTCGATAAATTATACGCCGGATTGAAAGATCTGATGCAAGAAAGACGATCGCGTTTAGACGAAGTTCTGAAATTATACACGATGAATCGCGAGATCGAAGACTTGTTGCAGTGGATCGCTGAACGTGAGGTGGTCGCTGGATCACATGAGCTAGGACAAGACTTCGAACACGTCACG ATGTtgttagatcgttttaaagaATTCGCTCGTGACACGCAGAATATCGGTTCAGAACGCGTCGCTGAAGCTAATGACCTCTGCGATCAGCTGATCAACGCCGGTCATTCGGATGCGGCTACGATAGCTGAGTGGAAGGACGGCCTCAATGAGGCCTGGACAGACCTGTTAGAACTGATTGAGACGAGGACACAGGCTCTGCAGGCTTCTTGGGAACTTCACAAGTTCTTCCATGACTGCAAAGACACCTTGGAGAGAATCTAC GAAAAGCAAAATACTATTCCCGAAGATCTTGGCCGCGATGCTAAAACGGTAGCTGCTCTCCAAAGGAAACATGCTAATTTCGAACATGATTTAGTCACACTTGGTGCTCAG GTCCAAACGGTCCAAGAAGATGCCTCCAAGCTCATAGCTGGATATGCCGGTGATAAAGCCCGTGAAATACGTGAACGTGAGGCTGAAGTCGTCAACGCCTGGCGTAATTTACAGATGATGTGCGAATATCGTAAAAACAAACTCGCCGATACGAACGATCTGTTCAGATTCTTTAATATGGTGCGAGATTTACGTTTATGGATGAAAGATATCATCACACAGATGAATACACAAGAAAAACCAAG agATGTTTCCGGCGTTGAACTGTTGATGAATAATCATCAGTCGTTGAAAGCCGAAGTGGATGCACGCGAAGAAAACTTCGCGATCTGCGTGAACTTGGGAAAGGATCTTCTGGCGAGGAAACATTACAGACAAGAGGAG GTTCGAGAGAAATTGATACAGCTTACCACAGAACGATGTacgatgatggatcaatgggAAGATCGATGGGAATATTTACAACTGA ttttggaagtttatCAGTTCGCTCGAGACGCTTACATCGCTGAGTGCTGGCTCATAGCGCAGGAACCATACTTACAAAATACTGACCTTGGC GAAACGTTAGCCGAAGTTGAGAAATTGATTAAGAAACACGAAGCGTTTGAAAAGGCTGCAGCTACGCAAGAGGAAAGATTCGCCGCATTGGAACGTTTGACTACG TTCGAGTTGAAAGAAAGACAGAAACGTCAAGAAGAAGAATATCGTCGCCAACATCCAGAAATTGATCATGGCGTCTCGCCGCGAGAATTACGGTTACAGAAAATGATCGAGGAGTTCCTTCCTCCACCGGAGAA AGAACCAGAACCAGAAATTGTGCACGAACCAGAACGAGGTGCCGGTGAACCGCTAGTCAATGGAGAATCAGAAGAACCATCAAGAGCTC CGGTTGAAGGAGAACCTAAAATATCGACCAGCGAGCCGTCTAAGG CGCGTCCAGTTGAAAAAGCCCAAGTAAGCCCCACCCAGGAGGCAGCGAAACCTA AAAAGCGTTCCAAGTCGCCGTTTGGCTCGTGGTCGCGTAAAGGTCGACCGAAATCACATGAAGATGCACCATCTGTAATAG